A single genomic interval of Haloterrigena salifodinae harbors:
- a CDS encoding CPBP family glutamic-type intramembrane protease, protein MATERTRSGGRWLRDQFDRLSWVQKSLLAGALLTVLWMHLVPPELSRRFVVDTVVLVGGPLALGLTHGRHLGWHVDRVAVRNAVLLSLFVLPFYLVGSTLPTIRDYYPMWETSAALGEFVPHAIQLFGLALAAETYYRGLLCVGVREIGRKAVFISPVVYMLHHAGKPPIEFLLSGPTDVLFGTVDYESNSILPSVIAHGAGLVFLDWLVLHDPLFDPTLVIELLEWLPVPI, encoded by the coding sequence GTGGCGACGGAACGGACTCGAAGCGGCGGTCGCTGGCTTCGCGATCAGTTCGATCGCCTCTCGTGGGTCCAGAAGTCGCTGTTGGCCGGCGCGTTGCTGACGGTCCTGTGGATGCACCTCGTGCCGCCCGAACTCTCCCGGCGGTTCGTCGTCGACACCGTCGTGCTCGTCGGCGGCCCGCTGGCGCTGGGGCTGACCCACGGGAGACACCTCGGCTGGCACGTCGATCGCGTCGCGGTCCGAAACGCCGTCCTGCTCTCGCTGTTCGTTCTCCCCTTCTATCTGGTCGGCTCGACGCTGCCGACGATCCGCGACTACTACCCAATGTGGGAGACGTCGGCGGCGCTCGGTGAGTTCGTCCCGCACGCGATCCAACTGTTCGGCCTCGCGCTGGCCGCCGAGACCTACTACCGCGGCCTCCTCTGTGTCGGCGTCAGGGAGATCGGCCGCAAGGCGGTGTTCATCAGCCCCGTCGTCTACATGCTCCACCACGCCGGCAAACCGCCGATCGAGTTTCTGCTGTCGGGGCCGACGGATGTCCTCTTCGGGACCGTCGACTACGAGTCGAACTCGATCTTGCCGTCCGTGATCGCCCACGGTGCGGGGCTGGTCTTCCTTGACTGGCTCGTCCTCCACGACCCGCTGTTCGATCCGACGCTGGTGATCGAACTCCTCGAGTGGCTCCCGGTGCCGATCTGA
- a CDS encoding DUF302 domain-containing protein, which yields MSLPIDPETIDPDEFGEKQAVLEMDHEEAIEHVREVCTDVGFGIPVEFSPAELLNEKVDADRDPYYVLGACNPEIADRALDETLRIGGLFPCNMIVWEEEPGRQRVYHVSIMKIARLLGMAPDNDEWADIVDTTGDLTAEAFDRFDSVETDVSD from the coding sequence ATGAGTCTCCCGATCGACCCCGAGACGATCGATCCCGACGAATTCGGCGAGAAGCAGGCCGTCCTCGAGATGGACCACGAGGAGGCGATCGAACACGTCCGCGAGGTCTGTACGGACGTCGGCTTCGGCATCCCCGTCGAGTTCTCGCCCGCCGAACTCCTCAACGAGAAGGTCGACGCGGACCGCGATCCCTACTACGTCCTCGGGGCCTGCAACCCGGAAATCGCGGACCGAGCGCTCGACGAGACGCTCCGGATCGGTGGTCTCTTCCCCTGTAACATGATCGTCTGGGAGGAGGAACCGGGCCGTCAACGGGTCTACCACGTCTCGATCATGAAGATCGCACGCTTGCTCGGGATGGCGCCGGACAACGACGAGTGGGCCGACATCGTCGACACCACCGGCGACCTCACCGCGGAAGCGTTCGACCGATTCGACTCGGTCGAGACCGACGTCTCTGACTGA
- the arcD gene encoding arginine/ornithine antiporter ArcD, whose translation MALDFTPTTVEDLEPERRPSVALAFVPVLAVVLFLGVGSAVLGLDPHVPLLWSIVFTGAFGYYLGYSWEDLYEGVANSLLMGLQALLIIFTIYALIATWVDAGTIPAMMYYGLELLSPSVFLPVAAVLAAIVAFSIGSSWTTVGTLGVAFVGIGEGLGVPATMTVGAVLSGAYAGDKQSPLSDTTNLAAGVTNTPLYDHIRRMRTGTVIAFGMAVAIFAVLGLQASGSVPTDRVAEIQTALAGSYSVTPLAFVPLVVTFGLALRGYPALPTLVGGTIAGVLTSILLQGTGFVPAWEIFMGGTAPETGSDLVDDLLATGGLTGSAWTITVVVAALVLGGLLERTGVLAVLANRLSQGIRSSGSLIAGTGVSAIAINALTAQQYMSIVLPGMTLRNLYEEFGLDSDELSRAVEAAGTPTGALLPWHAGGVFMASATGVPTLEYAPFYLFGFLSPLVLFAMALTGFGVPTTRRTDRIQTAD comes from the coding sequence ATGGCACTCGATTTCACTCCGACGACGGTCGAGGACCTCGAACCGGAGCGACGGCCCTCCGTCGCGCTCGCGTTCGTCCCGGTGCTGGCCGTCGTCCTCTTCCTCGGCGTGGGATCCGCCGTACTTGGGCTGGACCCCCACGTCCCCCTGCTGTGGAGTATCGTCTTCACGGGCGCCTTCGGGTATTACCTGGGCTACTCGTGGGAGGACCTCTACGAGGGCGTCGCTAACAGCCTCCTGATGGGACTGCAGGCGCTGTTGATCATCTTCACGATCTACGCGCTGATCGCGACCTGGGTCGACGCCGGGACGATTCCGGCGATGATGTACTACGGCCTCGAGTTGCTCTCGCCGTCGGTGTTCCTGCCCGTCGCCGCGGTGCTGGCCGCGATCGTCGCGTTCTCGATCGGGTCCTCGTGGACGACGGTCGGGACGCTGGGCGTCGCCTTCGTCGGCATCGGCGAGGGGCTTGGCGTGCCCGCGACGATGACCGTCGGCGCGGTCCTCTCGGGGGCCTACGCCGGCGACAAGCAGTCGCCGCTGTCGGACACGACGAACCTCGCGGCCGGCGTGACGAACACGCCGCTGTACGACCACATTCGCCGGATGCGAACCGGGACGGTCATCGCCTTCGGGATGGCCGTCGCGATCTTCGCCGTCCTCGGCCTGCAGGCCAGCGGGAGCGTCCCGACCGACCGCGTCGCCGAGATACAGACCGCACTGGCCGGATCCTACTCCGTCACGCCGCTGGCGTTCGTCCCGCTCGTGGTCACCTTCGGGCTCGCGCTGCGGGGCTATCCGGCCCTGCCGACGCTTGTCGGCGGGACCATCGCGGGCGTCCTCACGTCGATCCTCCTCCAGGGGACCGGCTTCGTCCCCGCGTGGGAGATCTTCATGGGCGGCACTGCCCCCGAAACGGGATCGGATCTGGTCGACGACTTGCTCGCGACCGGCGGGCTCACCGGTTCGGCCTGGACGATCACGGTGGTCGTCGCCGCGCTCGTGCTCGGCGGTCTGCTCGAGCGGACCGGCGTGCTCGCGGTGCTCGCCAACCGGCTCTCACAGGGCATCCGGAGCTCCGGCAGCCTGATCGCCGGCACCGGCGTCTCCGCGATCGCGATCAACGCGCTGACGGCCCAACAGTACATGAGCATCGTCCTCCCCGGGATGACGCTGCGGAACCTCTACGAGGAGTTCGGACTGGACAGCGACGAACTCTCGCGGGCAGTCGAGGCCGCCGGGACGCCGACCGGCGCGCTCCTTCCGTGGCACGCCGGCGGCGTCTTTATGGCCTCCGCAACCGGCGTCCCGACTCTCGAGTACGCGCCGTTCTACCTGTTCGGGTTCCTGTCGCCGCTCGTGTTGTTCGCGATGGCCCTGACCGGATTCGGCGTGCCGACGACCCGCCGAACCGACCGTATCCAGACCGCCGACTGA
- a CDS encoding S8 family peptidase, which translates to MLKSIAGSTISVGALGTASADDREATQRQLYIVLAGGNGLRSHIERTEFEVLHELAGGSALIVEGPSDKSDALRTSAVVDDIIANETHVVDIERSATEGSASTEPQREKQWDKQLVRARAAHERATGAETTIAIIDTGVSHSHPALASRIDAERSRLFRYGRVHAGTDDTLVAEAPANYYPSIRETTQHVSDDVHGHGTHVAGIAATGRNEAGIVGMAPDAEIVSLRSFFFERIADINPTFPDETIGVLMGSITDILLAIDYAAENGVDVINLSLGQTLPPDSRAYAAYRRVIQHAVKQGVVVVVAAENYGWNLDDESEYVLPADIPGASTVAATGPTDKRSHYSNYGDGAIDVAAPGGRYETTSKSEITDHNEVAYPDPTNGILSTVPESIYGELYDYNYGTSMAAPQVAGLAALLRELEPDRHPRRIQQAIAQGAVDLSGEYTEGLGAGRIDAPNALDRITNGR; encoded by the coding sequence ATGCTTAAAAGTATCGCAGGGAGTACGATTTCGGTCGGCGCACTCGGGACAGCCAGCGCCGACGATCGGGAGGCTACCCAGCGGCAGTTGTACATCGTTCTAGCTGGGGGTAACGGACTTCGGTCGCATATCGAGCGAACCGAGTTCGAGGTGTTGCACGAACTCGCCGGCGGATCGGCACTCATCGTCGAGGGACCGAGCGATAAGTCCGATGCGCTCCGGACGAGCGCCGTCGTAGACGATATCATTGCGAACGAAACACACGTTGTCGATATCGAACGGTCGGCAACCGAAGGGTCGGCCAGTACTGAACCCCAGCGGGAGAAACAGTGGGACAAACAACTGGTGCGCGCGAGGGCTGCTCACGAGCGGGCGACGGGTGCGGAGACGACGATCGCGATCATCGATACCGGCGTCAGTCACTCCCACCCTGCTCTCGCGTCACGAATCGACGCTGAACGCAGCCGACTCTTCAGGTACGGGCGTGTTCACGCCGGAACTGACGACACGCTCGTCGCCGAGGCGCCGGCAAACTACTACCCGTCAATCCGGGAAACCACCCAGCACGTCTCCGATGATGTCCACGGCCACGGAACGCATGTCGCCGGGATCGCGGCCACCGGACGAAATGAGGCTGGCATCGTTGGCATGGCACCGGACGCGGAAATCGTCTCCCTACGCTCGTTCTTCTTCGAGCGGATTGCGGACATCAACCCGACGTTCCCGGACGAGACCATCGGTGTTCTGATGGGATCGATTACGGATATTCTCCTCGCGATCGATTACGCAGCCGAGAACGGCGTCGACGTAATAAATCTCAGCCTTGGACAGACGCTTCCGCCGGACAGTCGAGCATACGCGGCGTATCGGCGCGTGATCCAGCACGCGGTCAAACAGGGTGTTGTCGTCGTCGTCGCCGCGGAGAACTACGGGTGGAATTTGGACGACGAATCCGAGTATGTGCTGCCGGCCGACATCCCAGGAGCGTCTACCGTTGCTGCCACCGGCCCGACCGACAAGCGGAGCCACTACTCGAACTACGGCGACGGAGCGATCGATGTCGCTGCACCAGGCGGGCGATACGAAACGACGTCGAAAAGCGAAATTACGGATCACAACGAAGTGGCGTATCCGGATCCGACGAACGGAATTCTATCGACGGTGCCGGAGTCCATCTACGGGGAGCTGTACGACTACAATTACGGCACTTCGATGGCGGCACCGCAGGTCGCAGGACTCGCCGCGCTCCTTCGGGAACTCGAGCCAGACCGTCACCCGCGACGGA
- a CDS encoding metal-dependent hydrolase, with protein sequence MNKKGHVLNAILLSLGLGYILEPAGNLETFRMIVAIGVPVTLGALFPDVDTAFGKHRKTLHNLPVLLGFVAFPYVFGNLEYVWLGVLTHYVLDVAGSKRGIALFYPLWKEEFGLPVGVAVSSKYADGMTVAVTVLELALVAVLVFQFPQWGLEMSQQLFGF encoded by the coding sequence ATGAACAAGAAGGGACACGTTCTCAACGCGATACTTCTGAGTCTGGGGCTGGGGTACATCCTCGAGCCGGCGGGGAACCTCGAGACGTTCCGGATGATCGTTGCGATCGGCGTCCCGGTGACGCTGGGGGCGCTGTTTCCGGACGTCGACACCGCGTTCGGCAAACACCGGAAGACGCTGCACAATCTGCCGGTGCTGCTCGGCTTCGTCGCCTTCCCCTACGTCTTCGGGAACCTCGAGTACGTCTGGCTCGGCGTGTTGACCCACTACGTCCTCGACGTCGCGGGCAGCAAGCGCGGCATCGCGCTGTTCTACCCGCTCTGGAAGGAGGAGTTCGGCCTGCCCGTCGGCGTCGCGGTCAGCAGCAAGTACGCGGACGGAATGACGGTGGCCGTGACGGTTCTCGAACTGGCGCTGGTCGCGGTGCTCGTCTTCCAGTTCCCGCAGTGGGGCCTCGAGATGAGTCAGCAGCTGTTTGGCTTCTAG
- a CDS encoding AI-2E family transporter, with product MDLRTAFFALLLVVLGVLSALVITPLLQYVLAAGLLAFVLRPAHERLEPKLGPRPSAILLTGVAVLAAVVPLLVISAVVWGTAVSFLDEFDETSVVESARGIAETDLGLEAQQIDAIETAVHTEIESSLSSAVELALGELIRLVNASLEMAIGLAVCVFLLYYLLVDGDDLVAWLGDVVPLDPAVRDELFAEVRVVTWAVIYSHVLVAVVQGLLGGIGLAVVGVPNAAFWTVIMILLSFLPAIGVWLVWGPAAGYLATVGDPLAAVVLLAYGLTVLALIDNYLRAIFVDRGSGLHPAAVIVGVIGGIYLLGIMGLFLGPVLLAVFKAGVSVFTRVSGEDGDQWTDPEPDASPGPAASGAEKPLSESDGAD from the coding sequence ATGGACCTCCGCACCGCGTTTTTCGCTCTCCTGCTCGTGGTTCTCGGGGTGCTCTCGGCCCTGGTCATCACCCCACTATTGCAGTACGTGCTGGCCGCTGGGCTCCTCGCGTTCGTCCTCCGTCCCGCCCACGAGCGCCTCGAGCCGAAGCTCGGGCCGCGGCCGTCGGCGATCCTGTTGACCGGGGTCGCCGTCCTGGCCGCCGTCGTCCCGCTGTTGGTCATCTCGGCCGTCGTTTGGGGCACCGCCGTCTCTTTTCTCGACGAGTTCGACGAAACGAGCGTCGTCGAGAGCGCCCGCGGGATCGCCGAAACCGACCTCGGTCTCGAGGCCCAGCAGATCGACGCGATCGAGACGGCGGTTCACACCGAGATCGAGTCCTCGCTCTCGAGCGCGGTCGAACTCGCGCTGGGTGAACTGATTCGGCTGGTCAACGCCAGCCTCGAGATGGCGATCGGACTGGCCGTCTGCGTCTTCCTGCTCTACTACCTGCTCGTCGACGGGGACGATCTCGTCGCCTGGCTCGGCGACGTCGTCCCGCTCGACCCCGCCGTCCGCGACGAACTGTTCGCGGAGGTCCGCGTCGTCACCTGGGCCGTAATCTACAGTCACGTCCTCGTCGCGGTCGTCCAGGGGCTCCTCGGCGGAATCGGGCTCGCCGTGGTTGGCGTCCCGAACGCGGCCTTCTGGACGGTGATCATGATCTTGCTCTCGTTCCTGCCGGCGATCGGCGTCTGGCTGGTCTGGGGGCCCGCCGCGGGGTATCTCGCGACGGTTGGCGATCCGCTCGCCGCCGTCGTTCTCCTCGCCTACGGCCTCACGGTCCTCGCGCTGATCGACAACTACCTGCGGGCGATCTTCGTCGATCGCGGCTCCGGTCTCCACCCGGCCGCCGTCATCGTCGGCGTCATCGGCGGGATCTACCTGCTGGGCATCATGGGGCTGTTCCTCGGACCGGTCCTGCTCGCGGTGTTCAAAGCCGGCGTCAGCGTCTTCACCAGAGTCTCCGGCGAAGACGGCGACCAGTGGACGGACCCCGAACCCGACGCGAGCCCCGGACCCGCGGCGAGCGGGGCCGAGAAACCGCTTTCGGAGTCCGACGGCGCGGACTGA
- a CDS encoding DUF7139 domain-containing protein, translating to MTSLTEVYDGTAREVVGPRRLYAGTALVLIGALLAVVAVIMATTDLLGGYAAVLSPGIGTHYASIRLAGVLAGLGVPIALVGVFLVLPASRRVHAAAAISVSLCLLGVVLFWGAYPYDWRFHGDDYTLQVSVVYLLGLFIALWSLFTAVVNFKTRNDPGGALEMNVTRQNKTVVEVAESEDSSGLGGIGFLGGTPDGEVETQTNAADDGDTLSFDETAAGSGSTRQSSSAGSGTGGAARARATSDGGTAASDITSPMDSDGRDAEIVESPTPQNQPEAPTDRYCGNCEHFEYVRSSDGMVPYCARHDAAMEDMDACEEWEPNR from the coding sequence ATGACAAGCCTGACGGAGGTCTACGACGGGACCGCACGGGAGGTGGTCGGTCCCCGCCGGCTGTACGCGGGGACGGCGCTCGTCCTGATCGGCGCGCTCCTGGCCGTCGTGGCCGTGATTATGGCGACGACCGACCTCTTGGGCGGATACGCGGCCGTGCTGTCGCCGGGTATCGGAACCCACTACGCGTCCATCCGCCTCGCCGGCGTGCTCGCCGGCCTCGGCGTCCCGATCGCGCTGGTCGGCGTCTTCCTCGTGTTGCCCGCCAGTCGACGCGTCCACGCCGCGGCCGCGATCAGCGTGAGCCTGTGTCTGCTCGGAGTCGTCCTCTTCTGGGGCGCGTACCCCTACGACTGGCGATTCCACGGTGACGATTACACGCTGCAGGTGTCAGTGGTCTACCTGCTCGGGCTCTTTATCGCTCTCTGGAGCCTGTTCACCGCCGTTGTCAACTTCAAGACGCGCAACGACCCCGGCGGCGCGCTCGAGATGAACGTCACCCGCCAGAACAAGACGGTCGTCGAGGTCGCCGAGTCCGAGGACTCGAGCGGACTCGGCGGCATCGGCTTCCTCGGGGGCACCCCCGACGGCGAGGTCGAAACGCAGACGAACGCGGCCGACGACGGAGACACGCTCTCGTTCGACGAGACCGCAGCCGGGTCCGGATCGACCCGACAGTCGTCGAGCGCCGGATCCGGAACCGGCGGGGCCGCTCGAGCGCGGGCGACCAGCGACGGCGGGACGGCCGCCTCGGACATCACCTCGCCGATGGACAGCGATGGCCGCGACGCGGAGATCGTCGAGTCGCCGACGCCTCAAAACCAGCCCGAGGCGCCGACGGACCGCTACTGCGGCAACTGCGAACACTTCGAGTACGTCCGCTCGTCGGATGGGATGGTCCCCTACTGCGCCCGTCACGACGCCGCGATGGAGGATATGGACGCCTGCGAGGAGTGGGAGCCGAACCGCTGA
- a CDS encoding DUF5789 family protein yields the protein MSDEDEEEPAVELGDRTPVEGAPLARVTSRLTWPKEKSEIDRLEGDSIIRTPEGPQELSSVIEAIDETYFQRHQEFEKHVRAVIGTGPVPTADE from the coding sequence ATGAGCGACGAGGACGAGGAGGAGCCGGCAGTCGAACTCGGCGACCGAACGCCCGTCGAGGGCGCACCGCTCGCCCGCGTCACCTCCCGGCTGACCTGGCCGAAGGAAAAGAGCGAGATCGACCGCCTCGAGGGCGACAGCATCATTCGAACGCCCGAGGGCCCCCAGGAGCTGTCGAGCGTCATCGAGGCGATCGACGAGACGTACTTCCAGCGCCACCAGGAGTTCGAAAAGCACGTCCGGGCGGTCATCGGCACCGGCCCGGTCCCGACCGCGGACGAGTAA
- a CDS encoding CinA family protein, translated as MNDDIDRELPMEIADAFRDREETLAVAESCTGGLIGAAITAVPGASDYFDSGLTTYAYDAKRRHLGVSREALDEYGAVSEPVARQMAQGVRDVADVTWGIATTGVAGPTGGTEEDPVGTVYIGVSYAGPWGSESSFASVSRYVFDGDRADVRAKTVDRALEDLLEALETRGV; from the coding sequence ATGAACGACGACATCGACCGCGAGTTGCCGATGGAGATCGCCGACGCGTTCCGGGACCGCGAGGAGACGCTGGCCGTCGCTGAGTCCTGTACCGGGGGGCTGATCGGCGCCGCGATCACCGCCGTGCCGGGCGCCAGCGACTACTTCGATTCGGGGCTGACGACCTACGCCTACGACGCCAAGCGCCGCCACCTCGGCGTTAGCCGTGAGGCGTTAGACGAGTACGGCGCCGTCTCGGAACCCGTCGCCCGACAGATGGCCCAGGGGGTTCGCGACGTCGCCGACGTCACGTGGGGAATCGCGACGACCGGTGTCGCCGGCCCGACCGGCGGCACCGAGGAGGATCCCGTCGGCACCGTCTACATCGGCGTCTCCTACGCCGGTCCGTGGGGCAGCGAATCCTCGTTCGCCTCGGTCTCGCGGTACGTCTTCGACGGCGACCGCGCCGACGTGCGGGCGAAAACCGTCGATCGGGCGCTCGAGGACCTCCTTGAGGCGCTCGAGACCCGCGGCGTCTGA